DNA from Candidatus Chlorobium masyuteum:
GATAAGTTTTAAATATACCCTAAAAGCCTCAAACTTTCAAACATAAGGGGATTTAAAAGCTCAGGGTATGAAATGTGGGTGAAAAAAAGGTCATGAGTACAATGAGCGCTGTAACAAAGACGAAGAGAAAGATAAAGAGATAGGCCATGTGTTTGATGTCCCATCCGATAATCGGCTTGATAAAGATACTCGCTCCGTAGATAAGCCAGATGATGACCAGTGTAATGAGCTTTGGCTCCAGGATGGTGACGGTGCCTTTGATTGCGTGCTGTTCGACCACGCCTGCAAACAGCGTGATTGAGAGAAACAGAAAGCCGAAAGCCACTGCGTGCATGATAAGCCGTTCAAGCACTTCAAGATTCGGCAGTCGCTGAAAAAGCAGTTCAAACCGGTTCTGTTCAATTTGCCGGAACAGCAGTAGATAGAGAATACTGTAAAGTCCTGCGATCGCTATTGAGCTGAATCCGAAAATGGTTGTAATCAGGTGAACACCAATTCCGATACCGCTGAACGCTGTTCCCGTATTCGGAGTCAGGGATGTCAGGACCGAGGAGATAAGCTGCGCTCCGGATGCAAAGGAGATGACAAAAAATCCTGTTTTATCACTTTTGGT
Protein-coding regions in this window:
- a CDS encoding cytochrome C assembly family protein, with the translated sequence MNNILLNNLPLLVLNQIVSLLYLVTTFLYGAHFFSDIEFAKQYKRPLLSLTLVTHVLYLGLLTSIEGYKISYSTVNLMTMVALTLTIIYLFIEFTTKSDKTGFFVISFASGAQLISSVLTSLTPNTGTAFSGIGIGVHLITTIFGFSSIAIAGLYSILYLLLFRQIEQNRFELLFQRLPNLEVLERLIMHAVAFGFLFLSITLFAGVVEQHAIKGTVTILEPKLITLVIIWLIYGASIFIKPIIGWDIKHMAYLFIFLFVFVTALIVLMTFFSPTFHTLSF